The sequence below is a genomic window from Polyangia bacterium.
CGGCCGCTGAAACGCGCGCCTTGCTCGTCTTACAAGCCCAGCCACCCGCGCCGGATGGCCAGCGCCGTCTTGACGGCTTTCGGATCGGGCTTCACCACCAGCTTGCGTTCGGGGTTTTCGCTCAGGGTCAGCGTCGCCTCCTGCAAAACGTCGCGGCGAAAGAAAGTGATCGCGCAGGCCTGGCCCGGGCGGTGGTCGGCGATGCGCTTGGCGAAGGTGGCGGCGTTCACCCGGTCACCGCCGACGGCGACGACCTCGTCGTTGAACGTCAGCCCGGCGCGATCGGCGGGCGAGCCGGGGGCCACGGTGCGGATCAGCGTGCGGTCGGGGTGCAAGGCGATGCCCGACCAGGCGCGCAGGCGCTGCTCCTTCAGGCGATCACGGCCGCCAGCGCCCGGATCGTCCGGCTCCCATTCGGCCCGTTCGCGGGCGATGAGTCCCGCCTTGCGCAGCAGTGGCAACACCGGAAGTTCGTCCAGGCCGTGGATGTAGCGTGCAAAGAAGTCGTCCATCGGCGCGCCGGCCACCGCCGCCGTCGCCGCGCGCACGTCGGCCTCGTCGATGGGCCGATCGCGGGCGCCGAAGCGATCCCACAGCCGGCGAAAGACGTCGGGCAGTCCACGCGCGCCGCCGCTGCGCACGCGCAGCTTCAGATCCAGCACCAGGCCCGCCCACAGGCCTTTCTCGTAATAGCTGACGGTGTCGTTGACGTGGTTCTCGGCCGGCTTGTAAAGCTTGATCCAGGCTTCGAACGACAGCTCGTCCAGGGGCGTGACGTTGCGGCCGGGGCGGTTGGCATATCTGGGGAAATCCTCGGCGATCCACTTCCAGAACAGCGCTTCGGACAGAATGCCGGCCCGCTGGATGATCACGTTGGCCAGATAGTCGGTGAAGCCTTCGTGGAACCACAGCAGGCGGGTGTAATTTTCGCCCGTGTAATCGAACGGGCCCAGCACGCGGTCGCGGATGCGCTTGACGTTCCAGACGTGAAAAAATTCGTGCGCCGCCAGATCGGCAAAGCGCTGGTAGCCGGTCTCGTCCTCGAACGAGAGTCCGGCGATATCCATGGTCACCGATGCTTTGTGTTCCAGGCCCCCGGTGTGGACCGGCAGACCGTGCACGATGAAGAGGTAACGTTTGAAAGGATAGCCGCCGCCGAAAATGCGAACGGTGGTGGTGACCACCCGGCGCAGGATGTCGAGGAGGCGGCGCGGGTCGGCGTTGGTCCTGCCGTACAGCGCCAGCGCGAAGTTGGCGCCGCCGGCGCGAAAGCGCAGCAGCGCGTGCGTGCCGATCTCGAACGGCGAATCGACCAGCTCGTCGAAGTCGGTGGCGCGAAATTGGTTGGGGCGCGCGCCCAGCGGCGGCAGGGCGGTGTCGACGCGCCAGCGACGGCCGGCGGGCGGGGCGACCAGCAGGTGACAGGGCCGGGCGATCTCACCGTCGACGAAGAAGAACACGCTGCTGCCGTTCCAGTAGGCGTGACTGTCGTCGACGAACGACGTGCGCACGCTGGCCTCGAAGGCGAACACCCGGTAAGTGACCCGAAAGGGGCGCCCGCCGCTGGTGATCTCCCAGCGCTGCTTGTCGAGACGCCGCGCCGGCAAGACGCGCCCGCGGGCGTCGACGACGCGCAGGTCGTAGACATGGCGGACGAAATCCCGCACCAGGTAACTGCCCGGTGCCCAGGCCGGGAACACGATGGTGGCGGCGGCGCGCGCCGGCAGCGCCGGGACGTCCATCCGCACCTGCAGCGCGTGGCTGTTCGGTTCGGGAACGGCGACGCGATAGACGATCGGGCTCGGTGAGCGATCAGCAGCAGAATCAGCAGCAGCGGGCATGCCGCGCGACTATCTCAGATCGTCCGCCGGTCGTCGCCGGCGATTCCTGTACTCCAAGGCCTAGACGCGCGGTCAGCGTCGAAGCGCGTTCGGCGCGCCCGACGGGCGGCGGCCGCGGCGGGGTGACCCGCCCACCGCCGCCGGCGGAAGGCCCGCGCTGACCCGATAGCGTCCCGGGTGCGGCGCCACCATCGGCTGCTGCGCCGCCAGTTCGTCGTAGGCGGGGCGGGAGATTCGACGCTGGACCCGGGTCAGCTGGTGCCAGATGGTGGCGTCGCGCTCCTGCGCCGCCGCCGTTTCGTCGAGATCGAATCGCGCCGTGAAGGTGTGCGCCTCGGCCCCGATAACGCCGCCTTGCACTTGACCCGCCAGCCGCTGGATGACGTCGGCGCCGAAGCGGTCGTAGTACAGCACGGTGTGCGCGGTCGACAGCGATCCGGCCCAGGGATAGCGCCGCAGCAGCCAGCCCGCCGACAACCGATCCAGCGCCCGATCCAGACGGGCCTGTTCGCCAGGGCGTTTCGAAGGGGTGTTTTCTTCGTAGAACAGCGCCGTGCCCAGCTGGTCGCCGTCGACCTGCCAGGTTTCGCGCAGGCCGAAGCGCTGCGGGTCCTGCGCCACCAGCGCCCCGTGGGTGAGATCGAACTCGCCGACGATGAACGCCGCCACCTGGTCGCGGTGCTGATCCAGAAAGTGCAGGGTGTCCATCGCCTCGGCGGCGGTCTCGGTCGGAAAACCGGTGAAGCACATCGCTTCGGGGGCGATGCCGGCGGCAGCCAGGTGATTCATCACCTCGGCGACCACGCTGATGGGCGCGCCCTTGTCGATCATCTTCAAGACCCGCGGGTTGGCGGATTCGACGCCCAGCGCGCAGGCCACCGCGCCGCCCCGGCGCAAGACCGCCGCCCTTTCGGCGGTGAGGTATTTCTCCGGCTTGAGGTCGGTGGCCCAGCGCAGGCCCAGGCCCGACGCTTCCAGCGCCGCCGCCAGCTTGACCAGCGTCTTCGGCGCCACCGAATCTTGCGACAGATAGAAATAGTGCGTCCCAAAGCGGCGCGACAGCGCGCCCAGGTGCGCGACCACCTCGTCGACGGCACGCTCGCGGTAGCTGGCGGTTCCCACCTCGGCCAGGCCGTAGTGACAGAACGTGCACTTGCCCCAGTAACAGCCGCGGGTGGGATCGTACGGCAGCACCACCCGCGGCGAAAAATAACGGTCCAGAGGCAAGCCGTCGAAATCGGGCGGCGGCAGCTGCCGCATATCCTCGCTGGAATGGCCGGGCAAATATTTGGCGCCCAGCAAAGGATCGCGGTGGACCAAATTGGGGATCGCCGCCAGCGCCGCGCGCCCGCCGCCAGCGTCCAGCGCGCGGCAGAGGGACAGCAGGGTGTGCTCGCCTTCGAAGACCACCGCGGTGTCGAACGGCCCCAGCGCGCGCCGCAGATCCACGCCGCGCAAGCGAATCAAAAGCTGCGTGATGGCCGGCCCACCGACGGTCAGGTGCACGCCCGGCAGCGCCGCCTTCAGCTTCAGGGCAAAGGCGTAGGCTGGTTGCAGCTGGCCGGGAAAGCAGATCGACAGCCCGACCGCCGCCACGCCTTCACCGCGCAGGCGCGGGATCAGCTGCTGGGTCACGTACGCGTCGTACGGATCGCGCTCGGGCGCGGCGTCACGGGCGATCTCCTCGGGCGTGGTGAGGGCGAACGGCGTGCGATAGGCGGTGAAGTCCATCGCCAGCGGGGCGTGCGCCGCCGAGACCACCCGCAACGCCGCATCGACGGTGTCGACGGCCCCGGCGTAGAGATCGGCGTCGAAGAAACGTTCGCCGTCGCGCAGGATGGCGGTGGCATCGTCGATGGTCGCGGGCACCGCCTGGGCATCGCCGCGCGCGCGCCACAAGGCGCTGTAGGCAAGCTGCGCGGTGTGGTCCAGGCGCGGGCGCGCATCAAGGTCGGTCAGTCGATCTTCGATGCGCTGGCGGAGGGTCGCCAGCGGCGCCGGGCGCAGCAAGAAGTCGTAGGCCTCGACGTTGGCGTCGACGGGCAGCACGTCGACGCCGTTGCCGCGCAGGAATCCAGTCAGCATCGGCACCGCCAGATAGGGCGCGGTCGGATCGCAGGTCGGCGGGTAAATCAGGGCGATTTTCATCGAGCGGGCGGCTAGTCTTGGCGCGAATGTCCCCCCAGGCAAGGAATGAATCGAACCGGTGGGCCGACGCGTCTCTTCATGCGATGCTGCGAGCCATGATTCATTCGTCGATGAATTCGTCTTTCTCGCGGTTCGGCAAGCAACGCGCGCTGGCGTTGGCGGTCTTTGTTGCGGTGGGCGGGCAAGCCGTGGCTGCGCGCGCCGGAGTGACGATCGTCTTTCAACACGGCGCCTCGGAGGCGTCGACGGCGGAGATCGAAGGCGATCACGCGCGTATCGACAGCCCGATGCGCCAGAAGTTCACCGCGGTGATCGTCGACGCCGCCGGCAAGAAGATGACCATGGTCGACGACAACGCCAAGAGCTACGTCGACATCACCGAAGAGGACATGAAGAAATTCCGGGGCCAGCTAGAAGCGATGCGCGGCCAGATGCAAGAGCGCCTGAAGAACCTGCCGCCCGAGCAGCGCCAGAAGATGGAGGCGCTGATGGCCAAAATGGGCAACGGTGCGGCCGGCGCCAAGCCGGAGAAGCACGTCTTCAAGTTCGACTCGATGGGGCAGAAGAAAACCGTCAATGGAA
It includes:
- a CDS encoding PDZ domain-containing protein; amino-acid sequence: MPAAADSAADRSPSPIVYRVAVPEPNSHALQVRMDVPALPARAAATIVFPAWAPGSYLVRDFVRHVYDLRVVDARGRVLPARRLDKQRWEITSGGRPFRVTYRVFAFEASVRTSFVDDSHAYWNGSSVFFFVDGEIARPCHLLVAPPAGRRWRVDTALPPLGARPNQFRATDFDELVDSPFEIGTHALLRFRAGGANFALALYGRTNADPRRLLDILRRVVTTTVRIFGGGYPFKRYLFIVHGLPVHTGGLEHKASVTMDIAGLSFEDETGYQRFADLAAHEFFHVWNVKRIRDRVLGPFDYTGENYTRLLWFHEGFTDYLANVIIQRAGILSEALFWKWIAEDFPRYANRPGRNVTPLDELSFEAWIKLYKPAENHVNDTVSYYEKGLWAGLVLDLKLRVRSGGARGLPDVFRRLWDRFGARDRPIDEADVRAATAAVAGAPMDDFFARYIHGLDELPVLPLLRKAGLIARERAEWEPDDPGAGGRDRLKEQRLRAWSGIALHPDRTLIRTVAPGSPADRAGLTFNDEVVAVGGDRVNAATFAKRIADHRPGQACAITFFRRDVLQEATLTLSENPERKLVVKPDPKAVKTALAIRRGWLGL
- a CDS encoding radical SAM protein yields the protein MKIALIYPPTCDPTAPYLAVPMLTGFLRGNGVDVLPVDANVEAYDFLLRPAPLATLRQRIEDRLTDLDARPRLDHTAQLAYSALWRARGDAQAVPATIDDATAILRDGERFFDADLYAGAVDTVDAALRVVSAAHAPLAMDFTAYRTPFALTTPEEIARDAAPERDPYDAYVTQQLIPRLRGEGVAAVGLSICFPGQLQPAYAFALKLKAALPGVHLTVGGPAITQLLIRLRGVDLRRALGPFDTAVVFEGEHTLLSLCRALDAGGGRAALAAIPNLVHRDPLLGAKYLPGHSSEDMRQLPPPDFDGLPLDRYFSPRVVLPYDPTRGCYWGKCTFCHYGLAEVGTASYRERAVDEVVAHLGALSRRFGTHYFYLSQDSVAPKTLVKLAAALEASGLGLRWATDLKPEKYLTAERAAVLRRGGAVACALGVESANPRVLKMIDKGAPISVVAEVMNHLAAAGIAPEAMCFTGFPTETAAEAMDTLHFLDQHRDQVAAFIVGEFDLTHGALVAQDPQRFGLRETWQVDGDQLGTALFYEENTPSKRPGEQARLDRALDRLSAGWLLRRYPWAGSLSTAHTVLYYDRFGADVIQRLAGQVQGGVIGAEAHTFTARFDLDETAAAQERDATIWHQLTRVQRRISRPAYDELAAQQPMVAPHPGRYRVSAGLPPAAVGGSPRRGRRPSGAPNALRR